AAAACTAATTCAGGACTTTATACAAAGTGCAGCAATAGCACAAAAATCAGGTTTTGATGGTGTAGAAATTCATGCTGTGCATGAGGGCTACCTACTTGACCAATTTGCATTATCTATTTTTAATAAACGTACAGACGAATATGGTGGAGATTTACATGGCAGACTAAAAGTTGCTACTGATATTGTAAAGGGTATTAAAGCTGTTTGTGGAGCTGATTTCCCTGTTTCACTTCGTTTTAGTGTAAAAAGCTTTATGAAGGGAATACGTCAAGGTGCACTACCAGGAGAAGAATTTATAGAAGTAGGTAAGGACTATGATGAAGGAATCGAATCAGCAAAAATTCTTGTAGATGCTGGATATGATATCCTTAATGTAGATGCTGGTACTTATGATTCTTGGTACTGGAATCATCCACCTATGTATTTTGAAAAGGGTATGTACCGTGAATTTGGACGTATTGTAAAAAAAGCAGTGGATGTTCCTGTTATACTTGCTGGACGTATGGATGATCCTGAAATTGCCATTGATGCACTAAATGGTTGCTGTGATATTGTTTCATATGGTCGTCCATTACTTGCTGATGCACATTTAGTAAACAAGATTAAAACAAATAACTTAGAAGATATTAGACCTTGTCTTTCATGCCATGATGGATGTATGGGCCGTATCGCTCATGGACTTCCTTTATCTTGTGCAGTAAATCCTGCTTGTGGACGTGAGGTTAAATATGGTTTAACTCCTGCTGCTGAGAAGAAAAATATTCTTATTGTAGGTGGTGGTGTAGCAGGTTTAGAAAGCGCACGTGTTTGTGCAGCACGTGGTCATAAAGTAGAACTTGTAGAAGCTAGTGGACAACTAGGTGGAAATATTATTCCTGGTGGTGTACCAGATTTTAAAGAAGATGATCACGCTTTAATTAAATGGTATGAAAATCAGCTTGCAAAATTAGGTGTAGCAGTAAAGAAAAACACAAAGGTAGATCGTGCTTATATTGAAAATAGTGATGCAGATGCTGTAATTACAGCAACTGGTTCTAAACCAATCAAACCAAACTTTGGAGATAAAAACCATATTTGTACAGCAAATGATGTTCTAAATGGAGAATGTGAATTTGGTGAAAAAATAGCAGTTGTAGGTGGAGGCCTTGTAGGCTGTGAAACTGCTCTTTGGTTAGCACAAAAAGGTAAGAATGTATGTATAGTAGAAATGATGCCTGATATTGCTGGAGGCCCACATGGTATTCCGTTTATGAATTATGATATGTTAAAAGATTTATTAGCAGCTAACGATAATATAGATGTTTATTGCAACACAAAATTAATGCAAGTAAACGATAATTCTGTAATTTTAGAAGATGAAAATGGAACAAAAGAAGTTGAAGTTGACACTGTAATAACAGCTATTGGATATCGAAGTGAAAATACATTACAAAAAGAATTACAAGACATTGCAATTCCAGTTTATAATATAGGAGATTCTCGTGAGGTTAAAAATATTATGAACGCTATTTGGGATGCTTACGAAGTTGCAAAGAATATTTAAAAATTGATGATGAAAGGATTTTAATTATGCCAAATAAATATGAACACTTAATAATGAAAGATATACAATGGACAAAAAGTTTACCAGACCACGAAGGATCCATAGGAGATAAAGGTTTTCCAATATTAATGAGCAATAAATTTGTGCCAGAAGCAAAAGCATGGGTTTGCCCTGCACTATTAAGAGCAGATAAAAAAACAAGTGAAGCAATTGCAAATGGATCATTTGGTAAAGCGACTCCACATATACATGATGGAGATGAGATGTACTTAATCCTAGGAGAAGAAAACTCTTCAACAATTGCAGTGACTTTAGGAGACGATTATTATGAAGTTACTACACCAGCAGCTGTATATATTCCAGCAGGTTTACCACACTCAATTGAAGCAAAGAGAATAGATGAAGGTAAATTTGGTGGTGCATGTCCAATATTCCTAGGAACTGAATATATCACAAAACCTGTACCAGAAAATCCATTAAAAATTGAAAATACTGAGAAGTTGGTAATGAAAGATATACAATGGGTGAAAAGTTTACCAGACCATGAAGGTTCCATTGGTGATAAAGGTTTCCCAATATTAATGAGTAACGAATTTGTTCCAGAAGCTAAAGCATGGGTTTGTCCAGCTCTTTTAACAGCGGATAAAAAGACAAGTGAAGCAATTGCAAATGGATCATTTGGTAAAGCGACTCCACATATACATGATGGAGATGAGATGTATTTGCTCGTTGGGGATGAAAATTCTTCAACAATTGCTGTGACTTTAGGCGGAGAATACTATGAAGTTACTACACCAGCAGCTGTATATATTCCAGCAGGTTTACCGCATTCAATTGAAGCTAAAAGAATAGATGAAGGTAAATTTGGTGGTGCATGTCCAGTATTTTTAGGAACAGAATATATAACAAAACCTGTGCCAGAAAAATAATTGAATGCCAAAATAATGGTTGTGGTGCAAAAAGTAGAATAGTGGTAATAAGTTAAGTACTTAAATAATATTATAGAACAAGACCATAGGTTTATAAAATGGAAGATAAATAATATGTTAGGATTTCATAGTTTTGAAACATCAGAAAAAACTATTTGTGGAATCGAAACAATGAATATGATTAGAAAAGGGCAGGTTGAAGAAATTCAATGTGCCCTTTCTGAAATTGAGTTCATAAATAAAATTATGAGAGTTAAGGTATAAGGAAATATTAAATTTGATGGGTATTTTTTATAATTTATAATTTTAAACCAGAACAGGTGGAAATGTTATACCAGGAGGAATACCTTAACTTTTGCACCTAATTTTGATAATTGCAAAAACAATGCCACTACAATCTGAATTGAAGGCAATACAAGACTAAAAAATCTTTATTTAATATATTAAGGGAGATGAAAAAATGAAAAATGATATATTTTCAATTGTTGACAGTAAAGCTGAATTAATAAAAGATGTGGGTAAAAAAATATGGGAAAACCCTGAATTAGGATATAAAGAGAAATTTGCATCTTCACTACTAAAAGAAACATTAAAAGATGCTGGATTTTTAATAAAAGAAGTAGAAGGCATTCCAACAGCATTTATTGCTGAATATGGAAGTGGCTCACCTATAATTGGTATTTTAGGAGAATATGATGCACTTCCAAGTCTTTCACAAAAGGTAAGTACTGTTAAAGAATCTGTGATTGAGAATGGAAACGGACATGGATGTGGTCATAACTTAATTGGAGTAGGTGGTGTTGGCGCATGTCTTTCTGTAAAGGAAATGATTGAAAAAGGTGAGCTTTCAGGAACAATACGTTTTTATGGATGCCCTGCTGAAGAATTACTATCTGGAAAAACTTTTATGGCACAAAAGGGTGTTTTTGATGATTTAGACACAGCATTGACATGGCATCCATTCAGTTTTAACGGAGTATGTGGATTTTCAACTAATGCTATGTTATCAGCAGAATTTTTCTTCAAAGGAGTATCTTCTCATGCAGGACAAGAGCCTGAAAAAGGAAGAAGTGCATTAGATGCTGTTGAACTTATGAATGTTGGAACAAACTATTTAAGAGAGCATATAATTGATGGTGCTAGAATGCATTATACTATAACAAACGGTGGAGTTGCTCCTAATATTGTACCAGCAGAGGCTTCTGTATGGTATTATGTAAGAGCTCCTAAAAAGTCAGATGTATATGACATATTTGATAGACTAGTTAAAGTATCACAAGGTGCAGCTCTTATGACAGAAACAGAGGTTGAATATAAAATTAAAGCTGACTGTTATAATGTTTTAAATAATAGAACTTTAGAAGAATTACTTTCTAAGAACATGAAAGAAGCAGGAAAAGTAGGATTTACCGAAGAAGATAAAGAATTTGCTGAAAAACTTGTACAAACTATTCCAGAAAATGTATATAAGAAAGAACTAAATAAATTAGGGTTAAAAGAAGGTACCTATATTGATGAAAGAGCTCTTGGAGTTACTGGTAAAGGAATCGTTATGGGTGGCTCAACTGATGTAGGTGATGTGTCTTATAAAGTTCCTACTGCACAATTTGGAACAGCTTGTATTCCTGTAGGAGTTGCAGGCCATTCATGGCAAGCTACTTCATCATTTGGTTCGGAATTAGGCTTAAAAGGAGCCGTATATGCCTCTAAAGTATTAGCAGGAAGTCTTTATGACTTATTATCAGATGGAAAGGATATATTAGATAAAGCTAAAGAAGAGTTTAAAGAAGTTAGTGAAGAATATCAAACAAGATTGCCAAAAGAATTTAAAAACGATTAATATTATTAACATATAATCTTAGAGTGGCCTGAACTCACTTAAGTAGACATTATAAATAGTCTATTTAAGTGAGTTTGTTTTTTCAAACTTTAAAGGATACAAATATCTAAGAGTAGAGTATCTTCTTTTTTATGATATAAAATAGTTCAAGACATTAAGTATATAAGAAAAAAATAGACAAGCTATGCTTGTACAATTAATGGGGAACACCCCAACAAGAATGCTTAGTACATTTAAAAAAATAATTATCTGCTAATTAAAAGGAAGGCGACTTGGAGTCACCTTCCTTTTAATTATATTTAATAAAGTATATGAATATGTTTAAATGTATAGAACATGAATAAGGAGATATTCAGAAGTAATAATATGCAACTTTAAAAATCTTAATCTATTATCAAAGGTTAAGATTTTATATAATAACGTACATTATGAGAAGTATTAAATTCATTGATTAAATAATAAGAAATTTGTAACCTATTTTAATAGTTTTTTTATTTCAAAATATATCTGAAATTTATCTTTAACAAATAAAGACCTCTTGTCTTCTGTAAAAAGAAAATAAGAGGTCTTTATATATTTTGGGTTCTGGTGCAAAAAATATTAAATGCTAGAATAACCTCTTTTTCAATTTTACTTTATGTCACTAAACTAAATAATTTATTGATGAATTAAACTTCAGCAAGGGCACATCGATTTATACCATCGACCTG
The window above is part of the Tepidibacter aestuarii genome. Proteins encoded here:
- a CDS encoding M20 family metallopeptidase encodes the protein MKNDIFSIVDSKAELIKDVGKKIWENPELGYKEKFASSLLKETLKDAGFLIKEVEGIPTAFIAEYGSGSPIIGILGEYDALPSLSQKVSTVKESVIENGNGHGCGHNLIGVGGVGACLSVKEMIEKGELSGTIRFYGCPAEELLSGKTFMAQKGVFDDLDTALTWHPFSFNGVCGFSTNAMLSAEFFFKGVSSHAGQEPEKGRSALDAVELMNVGTNYLREHIIDGARMHYTITNGGVAPNIVPAEASVWYYVRAPKKSDVYDIFDRLVKVSQGAALMTETEVEYKIKADCYNVLNNRTLEELLSKNMKEAGKVGFTEEDKEFAEKLVQTIPENVYKKELNKLGLKEGTYIDERALGVTGKGIVMGGSTDVGDVSYKVPTAQFGTACIPVGVAGHSWQATSSFGSELGLKGAVYASKVLAGSLYDLLSDGKDILDKAKEEFKEVSEEYQTRLPKEFKND
- a CDS encoding cupin domain-containing protein, yielding MGCLRSCKEYLKIDDERILIMPNKYEHLIMKDIQWTKSLPDHEGSIGDKGFPILMSNKFVPEAKAWVCPALLRADKKTSEAIANGSFGKATPHIHDGDEMYLILGEENSSTIAVTLGDDYYEVTTPAAVYIPAGLPHSIEAKRIDEGKFGGACPIFLGTEYITKPVPENPLKIENTEKLVMKDIQWVKSLPDHEGSIGDKGFPILMSNEFVPEAKAWVCPALLTADKKTSEAIANGSFGKATPHIHDGDEMYLLVGDENSSTIAVTLGGEYYEVTTPAAVYIPAGLPHSIEAKRIDEGKFGGACPVFLGTEYITKPVPEK
- a CDS encoding FAD-dependent oxidoreductase translates to MKTKFNKIFEPITIGRMTIKNRTSMAPMGLVCYSDANGGFNDEAQNYYIERAKGGVGLIVTGICCVNYDELPEQALPCPTHNPLMFCKSTAQMVEKIHAHDAKIFLQLTGGLGRSAMPAFIKKAVAPSENSNRFDPSISHREMTKEEIEKLIQDFIQSAAIAQKSGFDGVEIHAVHEGYLLDQFALSIFNKRTDEYGGDLHGRLKVATDIVKGIKAVCGADFPVSLRFSVKSFMKGIRQGALPGEEFIEVGKDYDEGIESAKILVDAGYDILNVDAGTYDSWYWNHPPMYFEKGMYREFGRIVKKAVDVPVILAGRMDDPEIAIDALNGCCDIVSYGRPLLADAHLVNKIKTNNLEDIRPCLSCHDGCMGRIAHGLPLSCAVNPACGREVKYGLTPAAEKKNILIVGGGVAGLESARVCAARGHKVELVEASGQLGGNIIPGGVPDFKEDDHALIKWYENQLAKLGVAVKKNTKVDRAYIENSDADAVITATGSKPIKPNFGDKNHICTANDVLNGECEFGEKIAVVGGGLVGCETALWLAQKGKNVCIVEMMPDIAGGPHGIPFMNYDMLKDLLAANDNIDVYCNTKLMQVNDNSVILEDENGTKEVEVDTVITAIGYRSENTLQKELQDIAIPVYNIGDSREVKNIMNAIWDAYEVAKNI